A single window of Pirellulales bacterium DNA harbors:
- a CDS encoding glycoside hydrolase family 172 protein, with protein MLLVAGLAVAAAADDTNARPVVTVRSLLEEMTDRDSNARWPSPAYALREASSHDRRKNDPANAATWHSNTDYGQFIRTETNEGRKEWVILDDQGPGAITRFWAPLLAEKDSMRIRFYFDGATKPAIEAKFNDLVCGQGFVAPPLAFVAWNDVRFAEQSKPSYKGRRGVAGDMYLPIPFAKSCKITLDQVPFYYVINYRMYEPGTEVTTFSKADFGIQFHARHPLESLDFKPTVNAGPALRRTLAPGAEASIDFPAGSGAVRGLQVQIDPNDAPLALRSLVLEGTFDGESTIWCPIGDFFGAGVRLNPVMDWNRTVEPGGTLTARWVMPYEKSGRLTLKNVGKKSLNIGLAADTKPWKWDDRSLHFHANWHCELGMKTRPIFDWNYIEITGRGLYVGDTLTVHSDVSAWYGEGDERIAIDGERVPSQIGTGTEDYYGYAWGMAGFFSSPFISMPQRDSSGQDWRGYTTTSRLRLLDAIPFRGELRHNMEIWNWADTRIDYAVATFWYGRPGAKSNRPPQPAEAAAAIKAAPIDPSKYKIGGAIECETMPIVAHSPGLQISAQDAGLQSGMWSGGKQLFVQAKKNGDFVELQFPASGDQPRQLTLYATKSYDYGILRFQVDGQTAGKDYDAYDATAIASGPIELGTFAPKDGKYTLRVEVVGANHAARAPAHFFGLDCVQLAK; from the coding sequence ATGCTGTTGGTTGCGGGGCTGGCGGTCGCGGCGGCGGCAGATGACACGAACGCTCGGCCGGTCGTCACGGTGCGGTCGTTGTTGGAGGAGATGACCGATCGCGACTCGAACGCGCGCTGGCCATCGCCGGCGTATGCGCTGCGCGAGGCGAGCAGCCACGATCGGCGGAAGAACGATCCGGCGAACGCTGCAACGTGGCATTCCAACACCGACTACGGCCAGTTCATCCGCACCGAAACGAACGAGGGCCGCAAGGAATGGGTGATCCTCGACGATCAGGGGCCCGGGGCGATCACGCGATTTTGGGCCCCGCTGTTGGCCGAAAAAGATTCAATGCGGATCCGCTTCTATTTCGACGGAGCGACGAAGCCGGCGATCGAAGCAAAATTCAACGATCTTGTTTGCGGGCAAGGATTCGTCGCCCCGCCGCTAGCGTTTGTGGCGTGGAACGACGTGCGATTCGCGGAACAGTCGAAGCCCAGCTATAAGGGCCGGCGCGGCGTGGCGGGGGATATGTATCTGCCGATTCCGTTTGCGAAAAGCTGCAAAATCACGCTCGATCAAGTGCCATTTTATTACGTGATCAATTACCGGATGTACGAGCCGGGCACAGAGGTCACGACGTTTTCAAAGGCCGATTTCGGAATTCAGTTTCACGCTCGCCATCCGCTCGAGTCGCTCGACTTCAAGCCGACTGTGAACGCCGGACCGGCGCTTCGCAGAACGCTTGCCCCCGGCGCGGAGGCCTCGATCGACTTTCCCGCCGGTTCCGGCGCGGTTCGCGGGCTTCAAGTGCAAATCGATCCGAATGATGCGCCGCTGGCGTTGCGGTCGCTGGTGCTCGAAGGGACGTTCGACGGCGAATCGACGATTTGGTGCCCGATCGGCGATTTTTTTGGGGCCGGCGTGCGGCTCAATCCCGTGATGGATTGGAACCGCACGGTCGAACCGGGCGGCACGCTGACGGCACGCTGGGTCATGCCGTACGAAAAATCGGGCCGGCTAACGTTGAAAAACGTCGGAAAGAAGTCGCTCAACATCGGGCTCGCCGCGGATACCAAGCCGTGGAAGTGGGACGATCGCTCGCTGCACTTCCACGCCAACTGGCACTGCGAATTGGGCATGAAAACGCGCCCCATCTTCGATTGGAATTACATCGAAATCACCGGACGCGGCCTGTATGTCGGCGACACGCTTACGGTGCATAGCGATGTGTCGGCATGGTACGGCGAAGGAGACGAACGCATCGCCATCGACGGCGAACGCGTGCCATCGCAAATCGGCACCGGCACGGAGGATTACTACGGCTATGCGTGGGGCATGGCCGGGTTTTTCAGCTCGCCGTTCATCTCCATGCCGCAGCGCGATAGTTCCGGGCAAGACTGGCGGGGCTACACGACCACATCGAGGCTGCGGTTGCTCGATGCGATTCCGTTTCGCGGTGAGCTGCGGCACAACATGGAAATCTGGAATTGGGCCGACACGCGGATCGATTACGCCGTGGCTACGTTTTGGTATGGCCGACCCGGGGCGAAGAGCAATCGGCCGCCGCAGCCGGCCGAGGCGGCCGCGGCCATCAAGGCGGCGCCGATCGATCCGAGCAAATACAAAATTGGCGGGGCCATCGAGTGCGAGACGATGCCGATTGTGGCCCATTCGCCGGGGCTGCAAATCTCTGCCCAAGACGCCGGGCTGCAAAGCGGCATGTGGAGCGGCGGCAAGCAATTGTTCGTGCAAGCGAAAAAGAACGGCGATTTCGTCGAACTGCAATTTCCGGCTTCCGGCGATCAACCGCGGCAACTGACGCTCTACGCGACCAAAAGCTACGACTACGGAATTCTGCGATTCCAAGTGGATGGCCAAACCGCCGGCAAGGATTACGACGCCTACGACGCGACCGCCATCGCCAGCGGCCCGATCGAGCTAGGCACGTTCGCGCCCAAAGACGGCAAATACACGCTGCGTGTGGAAGTCGTCGGCGCGAACCACGCCGCCCGCGCCCCCGCCCATTTCTTCGGGCTCGATTGTGTGCAACTAGCGAAATAG